The region CTGTAAGGGCCTCTGGCCCTTACTGACACGGCAGCGTGCACTGCCTGTGTGTCTATATGTTAATTTGCTTAGTTACCAGTCCTGATTTGGAGACTTTGATCAGATCCCGAACTCTTTTTCAACACTGCGCAGCTCAGCAACTGAATACAGTACAAGACTCTGAACAAGCACACACAAGTCCAACCTGATGCTAACAACCTTCTTAGAAGGACGGGTGGCCGTTAACCCTCCTGAACACAGCCATTTCTCCCCACAGCAGAGCTACCCCGTCGGCTCTGCAGTCTCCTGCTCAGAAAGACTCATCCTGTCCCTTTGCTTACAGACCGAGGAGGAGcacggcagcagccagccccagaGACCCTACCTGCCGCAGTGCCGGGGAGAACCATGCCGGACTCCTTCGCCGTCCACTTCCTCAaggtgctgaaggagctgctggCCTTCGTGCTGTTCAGTTACACCGTGCTGGTCGGGGCGCTGCTGCTCGCCGGCTGGACGACGTACTTCTTGGTGCTTAAATGAgagctcctcttctgctcctgcagccgcAGGCTGCCAGAGGCAACAGGCTCCACCGTGCAGCTCGTCCTGCGGGTCTGCTCGGCACACAGGATGGCGGTCCCTTCCTCCTGCGCCAACTCTGCAAGCGTTTTGTTTCGTTACTGCCTAATCACAGTcttattttctcatgtaaaaagaataaagattgaaaaaaaaaaagtatctacgTGCATGCACTTTACTGATCTTTGTGGCTCTTGCAGCTTCTTGGTGTCTCCTAGACATTTGCCCCTgttccccaaaatatttaaaagcctcACAGTAGTTTTCTCCAGAGATTCCCACCCCATGCCCCGCCTCAAGAGCACAGCAATCTGCTGAGCAGAGCGGAGGGACGCAACACAATTCAAACATGACCAGCATCTCAAGTAAACAAGTCCTGCCTTGTCTAACCCTGCCTCATTAAGGGTGTGAAGGCAGAGATACAGAAattacttgtaattttttttagaagtcctgggaaaagacatttcaaatcaGCACAAGGTTTCCCTCTTCCTACAGTTTTATGAGGTACACTTAATGGGGTGGGGGCACCAACACACTATATTATCTACAGGCCTATTATTTGGCGCTCTCAAGTGCACAATGCTTTTCAACAAAAGCTTAAAACATGGAGTTAGCTGAAAGATGTGCCTGCAATACAGCACTGCCTTGCTAAAACTAAACCGCGCTGAGTAAACTGCATCTCACAGAGAATAGATAGGAATTTCTTGTACACACAAAAATAATAGATTTAATTGATCAAGGCCTTTCATGTAGAACTATACAGGAAGCTTTTGCTGGAGAAACTGGGGATTATCACTAGCCTAAAGCCAAGCAGCATCATACAGTCTTGAAATACAAAGATGAATtaaactgggggggtggggagaagaacCTGTGAAGTCAGTCAGTGGGATCTCAGCCAACACTTCTGCTGATGACCTGACACACAGCTGAGGGCTGTTCTCTGCTGAGCCGGGCTGGCTTGTCAGGTGTCTCCGAGCAGAGTAACACAAAGGAACTGACCCAGCGTGGCCTGAGCTGAGAGCTCCTAACACCATTTCGGCTTCAAAGGGCTTCAAAGGGCTTCCAAGGCCCGTGATGGCGTGTCCCGAGACAAGTGCCGTTACCTGAAGGGCAGAGCAGCCGCTGGGGCAGCtcggggcggcgggagcagcTGACCCCGCAGGCGG is a window of Mycteria americana isolate JAX WOST 10 ecotype Jacksonville Zoo and Gardens chromosome 13, USCA_MyAme_1.0, whole genome shotgun sequence DNA encoding:
- the LOC142416456 gene encoding uncharacterized protein LOC142416456; translated protein: MPDSFAVHFLKVLKELLAFVLFSYTVLVGALLLAGWTTYFLVLK